The Faecalibacterium prausnitzii genome includes a window with the following:
- a CDS encoding sigma-70 family RNA polymerase sigma factor — MHFRRERRNGVVVSLQETLEAGKEDSALTLSDVLQDGFCMEDSCEQQDEARRLRQLIEGLPARERKLILLRYGLAGQPPLTQLETAKLLQISRSYVSRLETHALDQLRKGWPQESPGE; from the coding sequence ATGCATTTTCGCAGGGAGCGCAGAAATGGTGTGGTCGTTTCCCTGCAGGAAACACTGGAAGCGGGAAAGGAGGACAGCGCACTGACCCTCTCGGACGTGCTGCAGGACGGCTTCTGCATGGAGGACAGCTGTGAGCAGCAGGACGAGGCCCGGCGGCTGCGGCAGCTCATCGAAGGGCTGCCGGCGCGGGAACGGAAGCTGATCCTGCTGCGGTACGGCCTGGCCGGTCAGCCGCCGCTGACCCAGCTGGAGACAGCAAAGCTGCTCCAGATCAGCAGAAGTTATGTCTCAAGGCTCGAGACCCACGCACTGGATCAGTTGCGCAAAGGCTGGCCTCAAGAATCACCGGGAGAATAA